The proteins below are encoded in one region of Paraburkholderia aromaticivorans:
- a CDS encoding amino acid permease: MQRSTDTTELKAGLKQRHMTMIALGGVIGAGLFVGSGVVVQQAGPAAVLSFLITGVLVVLVMRMLGEMACAMPAVGSFYEYARLAFGGKRASGNLAGFLTGWMYWYFWVIVVAVEAVAGAKLVQFWLPDVPAWAISLVLLVTLTATNLVSVGSYGEFEFWFASIKVAAIMVFLFLGGMYVLGLWPAAKHVTSVLPTLLSHGGLMPKGIGPVLSGAVAATGFYFGAEIVTIAAAEAKEPAKAVAKATNSVITRVLVFYVGSILLVVALVPWNSPHMATPYVSALDAMGIPAAANVMNAVVLTAVLSALNSGLYAASRMIFALTRHGDAPAALAKVNRRGVPVRAILIGTVFGYASVVMSYVSPDTVFAFLVNSYGTVAIFVYVLIAISQLKLRARIERDAPQTLRVRMWCYPYLTWVAIIGMVGILVAMAFIPEQRQPLWFGVASLGVLLLAYLLRIRKTDATSSEPDTLEYRHHHR, encoded by the coding sequence ATGCAGCGATCAACAGACACAACGGAATTGAAGGCGGGCCTCAAACAGCGCCACATGACGATGATCGCGCTCGGCGGCGTGATCGGCGCGGGGCTCTTCGTCGGCAGCGGAGTGGTCGTGCAACAGGCCGGCCCGGCGGCGGTGCTGTCGTTTCTGATCACCGGCGTGCTGGTCGTGCTGGTCATGCGGATGCTCGGCGAAATGGCCTGCGCGATGCCGGCCGTCGGTTCGTTCTATGAATATGCGCGGCTGGCGTTTGGCGGTAAGCGCGCTTCCGGCAACCTCGCGGGCTTTTTGACCGGCTGGATGTACTGGTATTTCTGGGTGATCGTCGTCGCGGTGGAGGCCGTGGCCGGGGCGAAGCTCGTGCAGTTCTGGTTGCCCGACGTCCCCGCGTGGGCGATCAGTCTCGTGTTGCTGGTCACGCTCACGGCGACCAACCTGGTCTCGGTCGGCAGTTACGGTGAATTCGAGTTCTGGTTCGCGTCGATCAAGGTCGCGGCGATCATGGTGTTCCTGTTTCTCGGCGGCATGTATGTGCTGGGACTGTGGCCCGCGGCAAAGCATGTCACCTCCGTGCTGCCGACGCTGCTCTCGCACGGCGGCTTGATGCCGAAGGGAATCGGACCTGTGTTGAGCGGCGCGGTTGCGGCCACGGGCTTTTACTTCGGCGCGGAGATCGTCACCATCGCGGCGGCTGAAGCGAAGGAACCCGCCAAGGCCGTCGCCAAGGCGACCAACTCGGTGATCACGCGCGTGCTGGTTTTTTATGTCGGCTCGATCCTGCTCGTCGTCGCGCTGGTGCCGTGGAATTCTCCGCACATGGCCACGCCGTATGTCAGCGCGCTCGATGCCATGGGTATTCCGGCCGCCGCCAACGTGATGAATGCCGTCGTGCTCACCGCCGTGCTGTCGGCGCTCAACTCGGGGCTCTACGCCGCGTCGCGGATGATCTTCGCGCTGACGCGCCACGGCGACGCGCCCGCCGCGCTCGCCAAGGTCAACCGTCGCGGCGTGCCGGTTCGCGCGATTCTGATCGGCACCGTGTTCGGCTACGCGTCGGTGGTGATGTCGTATGTGTCGCCGGATACCGTGTTCGCCTTCCTGGTGAATTCGTACGGCACGGTGGCGATTTTCGTCTACGTGCTGATCGCGATATCGCAACTGAAACTGCGCGCCCGCATTGAGCGGGATGCGCCGCAGACGCTGCGCGTCAGGATGTGGTGCTACCCATACCTCACGTGGGTCGCGATCATTGGCATGGTCGGCATTCTGGTGGCGATGGCGTTTATTCCCGAACAACGTCAGCCGTTGTGGTTCGGCGTCGCGAGCCTCGGTGTGCTGCTACTTGCCTATTTGCTGCGGATTCGCAAAACCGACGCTACTTCTAGCGAACCGGACACGCTCGAATACCGGCACCACCATCGCTGA
- a CDS encoding AAA family ATPase, with product MVPVRTLFGIDSDLMVPAFSERDDHVPEIDEVYRFNPEVTLAILAGFMRERRVMVQGLHGTGKSTHIEQVAARLNWPCVRVNLDGHISRLDLVGKDAIIVRDDVQVTEFQEGIVPWALQRPMALIFDEYDAGRPDVMFVIQRILERDGKFTLLDQNRVIHPHPYFRLFATTNTVGLGNLNGLYHGTQLLNHAQLDRWNVVATLNYLPRAEEAGIVLARVPELADETGRALIESMISVAELTRKGFATGDLSTLMSPRTVIDWAENCQIFRDPAMAFRLTFVNKCDEAERPIVAEYFQRCFDRELESTAEREMRSTVAQ from the coding sequence ATGGTCCCGGTGCGCACATTGTTTGGCATCGACTCAGACTTGATGGTGCCGGCCTTCAGCGAACGAGACGACCACGTTCCGGAAATCGACGAGGTGTATCGCTTCAATCCTGAAGTGACGCTGGCGATTCTCGCCGGCTTCATGCGCGAGCGCCGCGTGATGGTGCAGGGCCTGCACGGCACGGGCAAATCCACTCACATCGAACAGGTCGCGGCGCGCCTGAACTGGCCCTGCGTGCGCGTGAATCTCGACGGGCATATCAGCCGTCTGGATCTGGTGGGCAAAGACGCCATCATCGTGCGCGACGATGTGCAGGTCACCGAATTCCAGGAAGGCATCGTGCCGTGGGCGCTGCAACGGCCCATGGCGTTGATCTTCGACGAATACGACGCGGGCCGTCCCGACGTGATGTTCGTGATCCAGCGCATTCTGGAGCGCGACGGCAAATTCACGCTGCTCGATCAGAATCGTGTGATTCATCCGCATCCGTATTTCCGGTTGTTCGCCACGACCAATACGGTCGGCCTCGGTAATCTGAACGGGTTGTATCACGGCACGCAGTTGTTGAATCACGCGCAACTGGACCGTTGGAACGTGGTCGCCACGCTCAACTATCTGCCGCGTGCCGAGGAGGCCGGCATCGTGCTGGCGCGCGTGCCCGAACTCGCCGACGAGACCGGCCGCGCGCTGATCGAGTCGATGATTAGCGTCGCGGAATTGACGCGCAAAGGTTTTGCCACTGGCGATCTCTCCACGCTGATGTCGCCGCGCACAGTGATCGACTGGGCGGAAAACTGCCAGATCTTCCGCGATCCGGCGATGGCGTTTCGCCTGACCTTCGTCAACAAGTGCGACGAGGCCGAACGGCCCATCGTGGCCGAGTATTTTCAGCGCTGCTTCGATAGGGAACTGGAAAGCACGGCGGAGCGCGAGATGCGCTCGACGGTGGCCCAATGA
- a CDS encoding cobaltochelatase CobT-related protein, which yields MTPAERQATRRAEQRQNLCAAAVRALTGDAALHYRAGRLYRGLRALPLHAPHLRTDPQVDDLRSLRGAADGAALRLTHSDAQLHASLCPAEPAEPVERLLFELFEQLRCEALAPASMPGLAQNLRHRFETWSRAFYRTGLTDGHLGILLYTVAQIVWSRLSGWPVLEETEGLIEATRAAITPTLGVPLAALRRHRTEQGEFAIHALELARLVSQMMRDARAQSVEEEDAQAPEDDEAVRAMFALWFDTDDGEQVDMGLAATGDSRVLRDAEHRYLAYTTRYDREFMPGSRIRGELLAEYRDQLDKRIAAQRINVPRLAYALKAALAVPQRDGWSFGEEHGRIDGRRLAQLVSSPAERRLFLLERHKPLADCVVSFLIDCSGSMRTYIEPVALLVDVLTRALDQAGVASEVLGFSTGAWNGGRARQDWLAGGRPSHPGRLNEVAHLVFKDAATSWRRARADIAALFKADLFREGVDGEAVDWACTRLRARAEARRILVVISDGSPMDSATAQVNDTYYLDNHLKQVVARNEAARDVELLGLGVGLDLSPYYRRCLAIDLSTPPDMSLFAELVGWIGARR from the coding sequence ATGACGCCTGCCGAGCGGCAAGCGACACGCCGCGCCGAACAGCGTCAGAACCTGTGCGCGGCGGCGGTGCGCGCATTGACCGGCGACGCCGCGCTGCACTACCGCGCCGGGCGTCTGTACCGTGGCTTGCGGGCGCTGCCGCTGCATGCGCCGCATCTGCGCACGGACCCGCAGGTCGACGATCTGAGGTCCCTGCGCGGCGCCGCGGATGGCGCGGCACTACGCCTGACGCATTCCGATGCGCAACTCCACGCGAGCCTGTGTCCCGCCGAACCGGCCGAGCCGGTCGAGCGACTCCTGTTCGAACTGTTCGAGCAGCTACGTTGCGAAGCGCTTGCGCCGGCCAGCATGCCGGGACTCGCACAGAATCTGCGCCATCGCTTCGAAACATGGTCGCGTGCTTTCTATCGCACGGGACTGACCGACGGCCACCTCGGCATCCTGCTTTACACGGTGGCGCAGATCGTCTGGTCGCGTCTGTCGGGCTGGCCCGTGCTGGAAGAGACCGAAGGTCTGATCGAAGCCACGCGCGCCGCGATCACACCGACGTTGGGCGTGCCGCTCGCGGCGCTGCGGCGGCATCGAACGGAGCAGGGCGAGTTCGCGATTCATGCGCTCGAACTGGCTCGTCTCGTCAGCCAGATGATGCGTGACGCCCGTGCACAGTCCGTCGAAGAAGAAGACGCGCAGGCACCGGAAGACGACGAAGCCGTGCGCGCCATGTTCGCGCTCTGGTTCGATACCGACGACGGCGAGCAGGTCGACATGGGCCTCGCGGCCACCGGCGACAGCCGCGTTCTCAGAGACGCCGAGCATCGCTACCTGGCTTACACCACGCGCTACGACCGCGAGTTCATGCCGGGCTCGCGTATCCGCGGCGAGTTGCTGGCGGAATACCGCGACCAGCTCGACAAGCGCATTGCCGCGCAGCGCATCAACGTGCCGCGACTCGCGTATGCGCTCAAGGCCGCGCTCGCCGTGCCGCAACGCGACGGCTGGTCGTTCGGTGAAGAGCACGGCCGTATCGACGGCCGGCGTCTCGCGCAACTGGTCAGCTCGCCGGCCGAGCGGCGTTTGTTTCTGCTTGAACGGCACAAGCCGCTCGCCGATTGCGTGGTGAGCTTTCTGATCGATTGCTCGGGGTCTATGCGCACCTATATCGAGCCGGTGGCCCTGCTGGTGGACGTGCTCACTCGCGCGCTCGATCAGGCCGGTGTCGCCAGCGAGGTGCTGGGTTTCTCGACCGGCGCCTGGAACGGCGGCCGCGCGCGGCAAGACTGGCTGGCCGGCGGCCGGCCGTCTCATCCGGGGCGGCTCAACGAGGTCGCTCATCTCGTCTTCAAGGATGCGGCGACAAGCTGGCGGCGCGCTCGCGCCGATATCGCCGCGTTGTTCAAGGCCGATCTGTTTCGCGAAGGCGTGGACGGCGAAGCGGTCGACTGGGCCTGCACACGGCTGCGTGCGCGTGCCGAGGCGCGGCGGATTCTCGTCGTAATCTCGGATGGCAGTCCGATGGATAGCGCCACCGCTCAGGTCAACGACACTTACTACCTCGACAATCATCTGAAGCAAGTAGTCGCACGCAACGAAGCCGCGCGCGACGTCGAGTTGCTGGGTCTTGGCGTCGGACTCGATCTCAGTCCGTATTACCGCCGTTGCCTTGCGATCGATCTGTCCACGCCGCCGGACATGTCGCTGTTCGCCGAACTCGTCGGCTGGATCGGCGCGCGGCGGTAG
- a CDS encoding sulfite exporter TauE/SafE family protein produces the protein MIVQKLLPLLALMGVASYFQTITGFGLSMIVIGAASGLDLAPVTSLAALLSVVTLANSATALPGKLHHIDWRAVGAATLGILPSVVAGVLVLDLLSNAASSVLQLLLGAVVLYGGLSAALRPAPLACRSGDRSFFVSGLFGGLLSGMFGVSGPPLIFQFYRQPLSLMQIRYALILIFTVTSTTRTLFSAYQGQLDADLWIQAAFAVPVVALMTLVARQYPPPLSGVMTRRIAYAILVVIGGSLILHALRQLIR, from the coding sequence ATGATCGTTCAGAAGTTGCTGCCTCTGCTCGCGCTGATGGGCGTCGCGAGCTATTTTCAAACCATTACCGGCTTCGGCCTGAGCATGATCGTCATCGGCGCGGCCAGCGGCCTGGACCTCGCGCCGGTGACGAGTCTCGCCGCTTTGCTCAGCGTCGTGACGCTCGCCAACAGCGCGACCGCCTTGCCCGGCAAACTTCATCACATCGACTGGCGCGCGGTGGGCGCCGCCACGCTGGGCATTCTGCCGTCGGTGGTGGCGGGCGTGCTGGTGCTGGATCTGTTGAGCAATGCGGCGTCCAGTGTGTTGCAACTGCTGCTGGGCGCCGTGGTGCTGTATGGGGGCTTAAGCGCGGCGCTGCGGCCGGCCCCGCTCGCTTGTCGGTCGGGCGATCGCAGTTTCTTTGTGAGCGGCCTGTTCGGCGGTCTGCTAAGCGGGATGTTCGGCGTATCCGGGCCGCCGTTGATTTTTCAGTTCTACCGCCAGCCGCTCTCGCTCATGCAGATCCGCTACGCGTTGATTCTGATCTTTACGGTCACCTCGACCACTCGCACGCTGTTCAGCGCGTACCAAGGCCAACTCGACGCCGATCTCTGGATACAGGCCGCGTTCGCGGTCCCAGTCGTCGCGCTGATGACGCTCGTGGCGCGGCAGTATCCGCCGCCGCTGTCGGGTGTGATGACGCGCCGCATCGCGTACGCGATTCTGGTGGTGATCGGCGGCTCGCTGATCCTGCATGCGTTGCGGCAGTTGATCCGTTAA
- the pta gene encoding phosphate acetyltransferase — protein sequence MKAINRIIEQARSSPMRIVLSEAEDPRVLQAAQRASREGIARILLAGDATRIREAAARFDVDLTGMELVDPAASALAPLYADELFALRSKKGMTLEQAQKEILNPLCFANLMVRLGHADGSVSGAVNTTADVVRTAIQIIGIAPSFKLVSSFFLMMLCEPFHTLKGGLIFSDCALVVEPDAGQLAEIAMAAADSAKSLLMDEPRVAMLSFSTSGSAHHAAVDKVVNATHIVQERRPHLAIDGDVQLDAAIVSEIALRKVKHSQVEGHANVLVFPSLEAGNIGYKLAERIGGAKAIGPLLQGLRKPANDLSRGCSADDIYYVTAVTAVQAQAALTHPDALLTPSHS from the coding sequence ATGAAAGCCATCAACCGCATCATTGAACAAGCGCGCAGTTCGCCGATGCGCATCGTGCTGAGCGAGGCCGAGGATCCGCGCGTGTTGCAGGCGGCGCAGCGCGCGAGCCGCGAAGGCATTGCCCGTATTCTGCTGGCGGGCGACGCCACGCGCATCCGCGAGGCCGCCGCCCGCTTCGACGTCGATCTCACCGGTATGGAACTGGTGGACCCCGCCGCGTCGGCGCTCGCACCGTTATATGCCGACGAACTGTTCGCATTGCGCAGCAAGAAAGGCATGACGCTTGAACAAGCGCAGAAAGAAATCCTCAACCCGTTGTGCTTCGCGAACCTGATGGTGCGCCTCGGCCACGCCGACGGTTCCGTGTCCGGCGCGGTCAACACCACCGCCGACGTGGTGCGCACCGCCATCCAGATCATCGGCATTGCACCGTCATTCAAGCTCGTATCGAGCTTCTTTCTAATGATGCTCTGCGAGCCGTTCCACACGCTCAAGGGCGGCCTGATCTTTTCCGACTGCGCACTCGTGGTAGAACCCGATGCCGGCCAACTCGCCGAGATCGCGATGGCCGCGGCGGACAGCGCAAAAAGCCTGCTGATGGACGAGCCGCGCGTGGCGATGCTGTCGTTTTCGACGAGCGGTAGCGCGCACCATGCGGCAGTCGACAAGGTGGTCAACGCGACTCATATCGTGCAGGAACGCCGCCCGCATCTCGCGATCGACGGCGACGTGCAACTCGACGCGGCCATCGTCTCCGAGATCGCGCTGCGCAAGGTCAAGCATTCGCAGGTGGAAGGCCACGCCAACGTGCTGGTGTTTCCGAGTCTGGAGGCCGGCAATATCGGCTACAAGCTGGCCGAGCGGATCGGCGGCGCGAAGGCGATCGGCCCCTTGCTGCAAGGCCTACGCAAGCCCGCCAACGACCTGTCGCGCGGTTGCAGCGCGGACGACATCTACTACGTCACCGCCGTCACCGCGGTCCAGGCGCAAGCCGCGCTCACGCATCCCGACGCCCTCCTCACACCGTCTCATTCATGA
- the xsc gene encoding sulfoacetaldehyde acetyltransferase translates to MSEQNPSPRDATADNRASGPQAMTPSEAFVETLAANGVTDMFGIMGSAFMDAMDIFAPAGIRLIPVVHEQGAGHMADGYSRVSGRHGVVIGQNGPGISNCVTAIAAAYWAHSPVVIVTPEAGTMGIGLGGFQEAKQLPMFQEFTKYQGHVTHPARMAEFTGRCFDRAMAEMGPTQLNIPRDYFYGQVKVEIPQPQRLDRGAGGEQRLNEAAELLAQAKFPVIISGGGVVMADAIEECKALAERLNAPVVNSYLHNDSFPANHPLWCGPLGYQGSKAAMKLLSRADVVIALGSRLGPFGTLPQHGMDYWPANAKIIQIDADHKMLGLVKKISVGICGDAKAAAVALTERLAGRKIACDATREERGAQTASEKAAWEKELDDWTHERDAYSLDMIEEQKQERTPGGGTYLHPRQVLRELEKAMPEDVMVSTDIGNINSVANSYLRFNKPRSFFAAMSWGNCGYAFPTIIGAKVAAPHRPAVSYAGDGAWGMSLMETMTCVRHNIPVTAVVFHNRQWGAEKKNQVDFYNRRFVAGELDNQSFAAIARAMGAEGIVVDRLEDVGPALKRAIDAQMNHGKTTIIEIMCTRELGDPFRRDALAKPVRMLDKYKDYV, encoded by the coding sequence ATGAGCGAGCAGAATCCTTCCCCGCGTGACGCTACCGCCGACAACCGTGCCAGTGGCCCGCAGGCCATGACGCCGTCGGAAGCGTTTGTCGAAACCCTGGCGGCCAACGGCGTGACCGATATGTTCGGCATCATGGGCTCCGCCTTCATGGACGCCATGGACATCTTCGCGCCCGCCGGCATCCGCCTGATTCCGGTGGTGCACGAGCAAGGCGCCGGCCACATGGCCGACGGTTATTCGCGCGTCTCGGGACGTCACGGCGTGGTGATCGGCCAGAACGGCCCGGGCATCAGCAACTGCGTCACCGCCATTGCGGCGGCCTACTGGGCGCACAGCCCGGTCGTGATCGTCACGCCGGAGGCCGGCACCATGGGCATCGGTCTGGGCGGCTTCCAGGAAGCCAAACAACTGCCCATGTTCCAGGAGTTCACCAAGTATCAAGGCCACGTCACCCATCCGGCCCGCATGGCGGAATTCACGGGCCGCTGCTTCGACCGCGCGATGGCGGAAATGGGACCGACCCAACTCAACATCCCGCGCGATTACTTCTATGGTCAGGTCAAGGTAGAAATTCCCCAGCCGCAGCGTCTCGATCGCGGCGCGGGCGGTGAGCAACGCCTGAACGAAGCGGCTGAACTGCTGGCGCAAGCCAAATTCCCGGTGATCATTTCCGGCGGCGGCGTGGTGATGGCCGATGCGATCGAAGAGTGCAAGGCGCTCGCCGAGCGTCTGAACGCGCCGGTGGTCAACAGCTATCTGCACAACGATTCTTTCCCCGCCAACCATCCGCTGTGGTGCGGCCCGCTCGGCTATCAGGGCTCGAAGGCGGCGATGAAACTGCTGTCGCGCGCCGACGTCGTGATCGCGCTCGGCTCGCGCCTCGGACCGTTCGGCACGCTGCCGCAGCACGGCATGGACTACTGGCCGGCCAACGCGAAGATCATCCAGATCGATGCCGATCACAAGATGCTCGGCCTGGTGAAGAAGATCTCGGTGGGCATCTGCGGCGACGCGAAAGCCGCCGCCGTCGCGCTGACCGAGCGCCTTGCGGGACGCAAGATTGCCTGCGACGCCACGCGCGAAGAGCGCGGCGCTCAGACCGCGTCGGAGAAAGCCGCGTGGGAGAAAGAGCTCGACGACTGGACCCACGAACGCGACGCCTACAGCCTCGACATGATCGAAGAGCAGAAGCAGGAGCGCACGCCCGGCGGCGGCACTTATCTGCATCCGCGGCAGGTGCTGCGCGAGTTGGAAAAGGCCATGCCTGAAGACGTGATGGTCTCGACCGATATCGGCAACATCAACTCGGTGGCCAACAGCTATCTGCGCTTCAACAAACCGCGCAGCTTCTTTGCGGCGATGAGCTGGGGCAATTGCGGCTACGCGTTTCCGACCATCATCGGCGCGAAGGTTGCCGCGCCGCACCGTCCGGCCGTGTCGTATGCGGGCGATGGCGCATGGGGCATGAGCCTGATGGAAACCATGACGTGCGTGCGCCACAACATTCCGGTGACGGCGGTGGTGTTCCATAACCGCCAGTGGGGCGCGGAGAAGAAAAACCAGGTGGACTTCTACAACCGCCGCTTCGTCGCCGGTGAACTCGACAACCAGAGCTTCGCGGCGATTGCCCGCGCGATGGGCGCCGAAGGCATCGTGGTGGATCGTCTCGAAGATGTGGGCCCGGCGCTCAAGCGCGCGATCGACGCGCAAATGAATCACGGCAAGACCACCATCATCGAGATCATGTGTACGCGTGAACTGGGCGATCCGTTCCGCCGCGACGCGCTCGCCAAGCCGGTGCGCATGCTCGACAAGTACAAGGACTACGTCTGA
- the phnY gene encoding phosphonoacetaldehyde dehydrogenase — MRIGGERVTRAEVIEVFNPYTCERVGTVPKATVDDVRHAFEYAHAYRAKLTRYERAQILRRAADIVRERTGEIADLITAESGLCKKDSLYEAGRVSDVLIFGANEALKDDGQIFSCDLTPHGKQRRVYTQREPLLGVICAITPFNHPMNQVAHKIVPSIATNNRIVVKPSEKVPLSTCLLADILYSAGLPQQMLQVVTGDPKDIADELITNRHVDLITFTGGVAIGKSIANKMGYRRAVLELGGNDPIIVMEDADLDEASTLAVSGSYKNSGQRCTAVKRMLVHEAVADRFVELLVEKTRAIRYGDPADPATDMGTVIDEDAAKFFEAQVNDAVSRGAKLLIGNVRRGALYSPTVVDHVTPDMPLVRYETFGPVSPVIRFRDIDEAIRISNSTDYGLSSSVCTNRLDYITRFIAELEVGSVNVREVPGYRLELTPFGGIKDSGLGYKEGVQEAIKSFTNVKTYSLPWQ, encoded by the coding sequence ATGCGCATCGGCGGCGAAAGGGTCACGCGCGCCGAAGTCATAGAGGTATTCAACCCTTACACGTGCGAACGGGTCGGCACCGTTCCGAAAGCCACCGTGGACGACGTGCGCCACGCTTTCGAGTATGCGCACGCCTATCGCGCCAAACTCACACGCTATGAGCGCGCGCAGATCCTGCGCCGCGCGGCGGATATCGTGCGCGAACGGACCGGCGAAATCGCCGATCTGATCACCGCTGAGTCCGGCCTCTGCAAAAAGGATTCGTTATACGAAGCGGGCCGCGTCAGCGATGTACTGATCTTCGGCGCCAATGAAGCGCTGAAGGACGACGGCCAGATCTTCTCCTGCGATCTGACGCCGCACGGCAAACAGCGCCGCGTCTATACGCAGCGCGAGCCGCTGCTCGGCGTGATCTGTGCGATCACGCCGTTCAATCATCCGATGAACCAGGTGGCGCACAAGATCGTGCCGTCCATCGCGACCAATAACCGGATCGTCGTCAAGCCGTCAGAAAAGGTGCCGCTGTCCACCTGCCTGCTCGCCGACATTCTCTACAGCGCCGGCCTGCCGCAACAGATGCTTCAGGTGGTGACGGGCGACCCGAAAGACATCGCCGACGAACTCATCACGAACCGGCACGTCGACCTGATTACGTTCACGGGCGGGGTCGCGATCGGCAAAAGCATCGCGAACAAAATGGGTTATCGGCGCGCGGTGCTCGAACTGGGCGGCAACGATCCGATCATCGTGATGGAAGACGCGGACCTCGACGAAGCGAGCACGCTGGCCGTTTCCGGTTCGTACAAAAACTCCGGGCAGCGCTGCACCGCCGTCAAGCGGATGCTCGTGCATGAAGCGGTAGCGGACCGCTTCGTCGAATTGCTGGTGGAAAAGACCCGCGCAATACGCTACGGCGACCCGGCCGATCCCGCCACCGACATGGGCACCGTGATCGACGAAGACGCCGCGAAGTTCTTCGAAGCTCAAGTCAACGACGCCGTGAGCCGCGGCGCGAAACTGCTGATCGGCAACGTGCGTCGCGGCGCGCTCTATTCGCCGACCGTGGTCGATCACGTCACGCCGGATATGCCGCTTGTTCGATACGAAACCTTCGGGCCGGTTTCGCCGGTCATCCGTTTTCGCGACATCGACGAAGCGATCCGTATCTCCAACTCCACCGACTACGGCCTGTCTTCTTCCGTCTGCACGAATCGGCTCGACTACATCACGCGGTTTATCGCGGAGCTGGAGGTCGGCAGCGTGAACGTGCGCGAGGTGCCGGGCTACCGGCTCGAACTGACGCCGTTCGGCGGCATCAAGGATTCGGGGCTCGGCTACAAGGAAGGCGTTCAGGAAGCGATCAAGAGCTTTACCAACGTGAAAACGTACTCGCTGCCGTGGCAGTGA
- a CDS encoding ABC transporter permease subunit translates to MFSSKSAHAVLHGEAAPMETNTPIRPPRRPGRGPRMLAKKPARPGDTFGVPGQGSSVVTSLITVAAFIALWFAATNLHWIKPLFLPSPQAVYAKFIYVATEGFANSTLAQHTGISLLRVFGAFALACLTAIPVGVMMGVSRFARGAFDPPIEFYRPLPPLAYLPLIIIWFGIGEFSKVLLIYLAIFAPLAIAARAGVRSVSIEQIHAAYSMGASRTQVVLYVILKSAMPEIFTGMRIGIGVGWTTLVAAEMVASSSGLGFMVLNAAEFLASDVVIMGIIVIGFFALCFDLLMRYIERVLVPWKGKV, encoded by the coding sequence ATGTTTAGTTCAAAATCCGCTCATGCCGTGTTGCACGGCGAGGCCGCACCCATGGAGACGAACACGCCGATCCGACCACCCCGCAGACCGGGGCGCGGTCCTCGTATGCTCGCGAAGAAACCCGCCCGGCCCGGCGACACGTTCGGCGTGCCGGGGCAAGGCAGCAGTGTCGTCACCAGCCTGATCACCGTCGCCGCGTTCATCGCACTCTGGTTCGCGGCGACCAATCTGCACTGGATCAAGCCGCTGTTCCTGCCGTCGCCGCAGGCCGTCTACGCGAAGTTCATCTATGTCGCAACGGAAGGCTTTGCCAATTCGACGCTCGCCCAGCACACCGGCATCAGCTTGCTGCGGGTGTTTGGTGCGTTCGCGCTTGCCTGTCTGACGGCGATTCCCGTCGGCGTGATGATGGGCGTGTCGCGCTTCGCGCGCGGCGCATTCGATCCGCCGATCGAGTTCTACCGGCCGTTGCCGCCGCTCGCCTATTTGCCGCTCATCATCATCTGGTTCGGCATCGGCGAATTCTCGAAGGTGCTGCTGATCTATCTGGCGATCTTCGCGCCGCTCGCGATTGCGGCGCGCGCGGGCGTGCGGTCGGTGTCGATCGAACAGATTCACGCCGCGTATTCGATGGGCGCTTCGCGTACGCAGGTGGTGCTGTACGTGATCCTGAAGTCGGCGATGCCGGAGATCTTTACCGGCATGCGGATCGGCATCGGCGTGGGCTGGACCACGCTGGTGGCCGCTGAAATGGTCGCTTCGTCCAGCGGCCTCGGCTTCATGGTGCTCAACGCGGCGGAATTTCTGGCGAGCGATGTGGTGATCATGGGGATCATCGTGATCGGGTTCTTTGCGCTCTGCTTTGATTTGCTGATGCGTTATATCGAGCGGGTGTTGGTGCCCTGGAAAGGCAAAGTCTGA